From Streptomyces sp. TLI_105, the proteins below share one genomic window:
- a CDS encoding growth inhibitor PemK, with the protein MQHGEVWWVEFDERRPVVLLPGDEAPGLRAMQVVAPAGVDISGLGIEVAVGATEGLPFEGVLRFAFPRPGFTPCTWLTIVSQDDLVERAGVLSSVKLGEIEDALRVAGQPQEWTATAAAKLSEMKDALRLGGLE; encoded by the coding sequence ATGCAACACGGCGAAGTCTGGTGGGTCGAGTTTGATGAGCGACGGCCGGTCGTGCTGCTGCCGGGGGACGAGGCGCCTGGGCTCCGGGCGATGCAGGTCGTCGCTCCGGCGGGCGTCGACATCAGCGGTCTGGGCATCGAAGTGGCCGTGGGCGCCACGGAAGGACTGCCCTTTGAAGGCGTGCTGCGGTTCGCGTTCCCGCGTCCAGGCTTCACTCCTTGCACGTGGCTGACCATCGTGTCCCAGGACGACCTGGTCGAGCGGGCAGGAGTGCTGTCCTCCGTGAAGCTCGGGGAGATTGAGGACGCCCTCCGTGTTGCTGGACAGCCGCAGGAGTGGACCGCGACGGCAGCCGCGAAGCTCAGCGAGATGAAGGATGCCCTCCGCCTCGGTGGACTGGAGTAA
- a CDS encoding excalibur calcium-binding protein: MSSRSTVSGIALAIASVAPLAGVAHARDLDCKDFHFQEDAQAVFDRDTSDPNRLDEDQGPDDGIACEALPRRGMETVPPVGPSATGVQPVNPSATILQSAAPSLLFRAAAPGRVSAEPSVRPVSAWVSASPCSSEPPWQADTSQHGACAVLVDAAVTARAVGRPPRPALLVRAVRVLPLSR, from the coding sequence ATGAGCAGTCGCAGCACGGTCTCCGGCATAGCCCTGGCCATCGCTTCTGTCGCTCCATTGGCCGGTGTCGCTCACGCTCGGGATCTCGACTGCAAGGACTTCCACTTCCAGGAGGACGCCCAGGCGGTGTTCGACCGGGACACGAGCGACCCGAACCGGCTCGACGAAGACCAGGGCCCCGATGACGGCATCGCCTGCGAAGCGCTGCCCAGGCGCGGCATGGAGACGGTGCCGCCGGTGGGCCCCAGCGCTACCGGCGTTCAGCCGGTGAATCCGAGTGCCACCATCCTGCAGTCGGCAGCCCCGTCCCTGTTGTTCCGAGCCGCGGCACCCGGGCGGGTGTCGGCGGAGCCTTCCGTCCGTCCGGTCTCAGCGTGGGTGTCGGCCTCACCCTGTTCGTCGGAGCCACCGTGGCAGGCGGATACCTCGCAGCACGGCGCTTGCGCCGTGCTGGTTGACGCGGCTGTGACCGCCCGAGCGGTCGGGCGGCCGCCACGGCCCGCACTGCTCGTGCGGGCCGTACGCGTGTTGCCGCTCTCGCGGTAG
- a CDS encoding AraC family transcriptional regulator encodes MDVLSDVVAVTRTGRPRSAHVRWHAPWGQEFASVPGAAGFQVILQGSCWLLPPDAEPVQLVAGDVVFLPHGSGHALADSPERVVTAPACGPDGHELYDAYASDSVDRSGDGGPVTVVLCGAYQLDPSRAHPLLLTLPDLIHLPAHSGRHPELRSAVQLLAAELENPRLGTDTVVPGLLDALLLYILRIWFDEQPTRGDTTGWAAALNDPPVTAALHAIHRDPAASWTVAKLAAEAGLSRAPFARRFAMLIGQPPLGYLTWWRMTTAARLLRASNAPLRSIAAQVGYTSEFAFANAFKRTHGIAPGAYRRN; translated from the coding sequence ATGGATGTGCTCAGCGACGTGGTCGCGGTGACGCGGACGGGCCGACCCCGGTCGGCACATGTGCGGTGGCATGCTCCGTGGGGACAGGAGTTCGCCTCCGTACCGGGGGCGGCGGGCTTCCAGGTGATCCTGCAGGGTTCCTGCTGGCTGCTGCCCCCGGACGCCGAGCCCGTCCAACTGGTCGCGGGTGACGTGGTGTTCCTTCCCCACGGCAGCGGGCACGCCCTGGCCGACAGTCCCGAGCGCGTGGTCACGGCCCCTGCCTGCGGCCCCGACGGCCACGAGCTGTACGACGCCTACGCCTCGGACAGTGTCGACCGGAGCGGAGACGGGGGTCCGGTCACCGTGGTGCTCTGTGGGGCCTACCAGCTCGACCCGTCGCGCGCTCACCCGCTCTTGCTGACCCTTCCTGATCTGATCCACTTGCCGGCGCACTCGGGCCGCCATCCCGAGTTGCGCTCAGCGGTGCAACTCCTGGCCGCCGAGCTGGAGAATCCGCGTCTGGGCACGGACACAGTCGTCCCCGGCCTCCTGGACGCGCTGCTGCTCTACATCCTGCGCATCTGGTTCGACGAACAGCCCACCCGAGGGGACACCACCGGATGGGCCGCCGCGCTGAATGACCCGCCGGTCACCGCCGCCCTTCACGCCATCCACCGGGACCCGGCGGCATCGTGGACGGTGGCGAAACTCGCTGCGGAAGCCGGGCTCTCCCGGGCACCCTTCGCCAGACGCTTCGCCATGCTGATCGGCCAACCGCCCCTCGGCTACCTGACCTGGTGGCGGATGACCACGGCAGCGCGCCTGCTACGGGCATCGAACGCACCGTTGAGATCCATCGCCGCCCAGGTGGGCTACACATCCGAGTTCGCCTTCGCCAATGCGTTCAAACGCACGCACGGGATCGCACCCGGCGCGTACCGACGGAACTGA
- a CDS encoding NADP-dependent oxidoreductase, producing MTMMKTARIHAYGDASAIRHDTVPRPLPAFGEVLVDVAATSFNPTEAALRAGLLHAFFPVDLPYAFGWDVAGTVAGIGAGAEGFAVGDRVIGRLDRGGAAAEYVCAPAAVLVAAPASVPLANAAALPVAGLTAWQAVFEHGKVAAGQRVLVNGAGGGVGGFVTQLAKHAGAEVIATASPRSTKAVLRQGADRAIDYTAGPVGAALDARVDTLLNLVPLSPPDAAALAPLVRRGGRIVSIATPIEPSDDAGVSAVHMVARNDVAQLAALVELVDAGVLAIDISESRPLADLADVHHLSEAGQIRGKVVIIP from the coding sequence ATGACGATGATGAAGACCGCGCGTATCCACGCGTACGGCGATGCCTCCGCGATCCGCCATGACACCGTTCCCCGTCCACTACCCGCCTTCGGTGAAGTGCTGGTCGATGTCGCCGCGACCTCGTTCAATCCCACCGAGGCAGCTCTGCGCGCCGGACTGCTGCACGCGTTCTTCCCCGTGGACCTGCCCTACGCGTTCGGCTGGGACGTCGCCGGCACCGTGGCCGGGATCGGCGCTGGAGCGGAGGGCTTCGCCGTCGGCGACCGGGTCATCGGGCGGCTCGACAGAGGGGGTGCGGCTGCCGAGTACGTCTGCGCGCCCGCCGCCGTGCTGGTTGCGGCACCGGCGTCCGTCCCTCTCGCGAACGCGGCGGCCCTCCCCGTGGCCGGTCTGACGGCCTGGCAGGCGGTGTTCGAACACGGGAAGGTGGCCGCTGGTCAGCGGGTACTGGTCAACGGTGCGGGGGGTGGCGTAGGAGGCTTCGTGACGCAGCTCGCCAAACATGCGGGCGCGGAGGTGATCGCCACGGCCAGTCCGCGGAGCACGAAGGCGGTCCTGCGGCAGGGGGCGGACCGGGCGATCGACTACACCGCCGGACCGGTGGGCGCCGCACTGGACGCCCGGGTGGACACCCTGCTCAATCTGGTCCCGCTGAGCCCGCCGGACGCCGCGGCTCTGGCGCCTCTGGTGCGGCGGGGCGGGAGGATCGTGTCGATCGCAACCCCGATCGAGCCGTCTGACGACGCCGGGGTGAGCGCGGTGCACATGGTCGCCCGCAACGATGTCGCACAACTTGCTGCGCTCGTGGAACTCGTCGACGCCGGCGTGCTCGCCATCGACATCAGCGAGTCACGTCCCCTGGCCGACCTCGCCGACGTCCACCACCTCAGCGAAGCCGGCCAGATCCGAGGCAAGGTCGTCATCATTCCTTGA
- a CDS encoding EF-hand domain-containing protein gives MVNQDFLTAKIEQGFDQLDVNGNGVLTEDDHVEMGRRVASFLGHAEDSPEAERIIGAYTAIWREVHLPFLPADSQGIPKDQFVASTRTLAQNPQAARAVLGRIAEIYLQIADIDQDGRISPAEFLLFQRGHFPELTEESAAEAFSHLDTDGDGMLSPAEFTNAIIEFWTSPDPDATGNWWMGRPTFSPA, from the coding sequence ATGGTCAACCAGGACTTTCTGACAGCGAAGATCGAGCAGGGCTTCGACCAGCTCGACGTGAACGGCAACGGTGTACTGACCGAGGACGACCACGTGGAGATGGGCCGCCGGGTGGCGTCCTTTCTCGGGCATGCCGAGGATTCCCCGGAGGCAGAACGGATCATCGGTGCCTACACGGCCATCTGGCGGGAGGTACATCTGCCGTTCCTCCCGGCCGACAGCCAGGGAATCCCGAAGGACCAGTTCGTCGCCTCGACCCGTACGCTGGCTCAGAACCCCCAGGCTGCCAGGGCCGTTCTCGGCAGGATCGCCGAAATCTACCTGCAGATCGCCGACATCGATCAGGACGGCCGGATCAGCCCCGCCGAGTTCCTTCTCTTCCAGCGCGGACACTTCCCGGAACTCACCGAAGAGAGTGCGGCCGAGGCGTTCAGCCACCTCGACACCGACGGCGACGGCATGCTGTCACCTGCCGAGTTCACCAACGCGATCATCGAGTTCTGGACCAGCCCGGACCCCGACGCCACCGGCAACTGGTGGATGGGACGCCCCACCTTCTCTCCGGCTTGA
- a CDS encoding class A beta-lactamase-related serine hydrolase, whose product MTHHISLRARVLPAVAAAGMLVPVVAGAAPASAATAPQVSCTSGKAGLAAKLQRDITAALATRTGTVAVGLRDRTTNTTCTLRATTSYDSASVVKVTVLATLLWDAKKTNRYLTSRESSLATAMITKSDNAATTSLWNQLGITKVKGFLAAAGMTRTVPGSGGYWGLTRINVTDEQRLLSLITAKNTVLSDNSRTYILKLMGNVITSQRWGTPAGAPSTVSVHVKNGWLQRATRGWRVHSVGTFQGGGHDYTISVLTDGNSTMNYGVNTIQAVAKVIHRDLIPTAPTASRYTPTTTPKEAYVAVPQG is encoded by the coding sequence ATGACTCACCACATATCCCTGCGTGCCCGCGTGCTTCCGGCCGTGGCTGCCGCCGGGATGCTCGTGCCCGTCGTCGCGGGCGCGGCGCCTGCTTCCGCCGCTACCGCGCCGCAGGTCAGCTGCACGTCCGGCAAGGCCGGGCTCGCCGCCAAGCTTCAGAGGGACATCACCGCCGCCCTCGCCACGCGCACCGGTACCGTCGCCGTCGGCCTGCGCGACCGCACCACGAACACCACCTGCACCCTGCGCGCCACGACCTCGTACGACTCGGCCAGCGTGGTGAAGGTGACCGTCCTCGCCACGCTCCTCTGGGACGCCAAGAAGACCAATCGGTATCTGACCTCACGCGAGTCCAGCCTCGCGACCGCCATGATCACCAAGTCCGACAACGCGGCCACCACCTCCCTGTGGAACCAGCTCGGCATCACCAAGGTGAAGGGTTTCCTGGCCGCTGCCGGCATGACGCGGACGGTGCCGGGGTCCGGCGGCTACTGGGGTCTCACCCGGATCAACGTCACCGACGAGCAGCGGCTGCTCTCGCTGATCACCGCCAAGAACACCGTCCTGAGTGACAACTCCCGCACCTACATCCTCAAGCTCATGGGGAACGTCATCACCTCGCAGAGGTGGGGGACCCCGGCCGGCGCGCCCTCCACCGTCTCCGTGCACGTCAAGAACGGCTGGCTGCAGCGCGCCACGCGCGGCTGGCGCGTGCACAGCGTCGGCACGTTCCAGGGCGGTGGCCACGACTACACCATCTCCGTGCTCACCGACGGCAACAGCACGATGAACTACGGCGTGAACACGATCCAGGCCGTGGCCAAGGTGATCCACCGGGATCTGATCCCGACCGCGCCCACCGCCTCCCGTTACACGCCGACCACCACGCCCAAGGAGGCGTACGTCGCGGTGCCCCAGGGCTGA